The following DNA comes from Vicinamibacterales bacterium.
GCCGGCGCGAGCGACACGGCGGCGGCGGGCGACGCCGCGGCGGCCGGAGAGAAGGCGGCCGGCGCCGGGGGCGCCACCCGCCGGCTTTATCAGATCCGCGAGGGCGCAATGATTAGCGGCCTCTGCACGGGACTCGCCGCCTACCTGGACATCGACGTCACGTTCGTCCGCGTCGCCTTCGTGGCGCTGGCGGTCCTGACCAGAGGCGCGTGGCTGCTCGTCTACGGCGTGCTGATGTTCGTCATTCCCTACGCCGAGACCTCAGAGGAGCGCGCCGCGGCGCGCGGCCGTCCGTTCACGGCGCAGGCGCTGATCGATCAGACGAAGCGCAACTACGCGAATTTCAGGAACCACAAGGACTGGAAACGCCACTGGTGGCGCCAGCAGCGCGAGTGGAAGCGGCGCTGGCTCTACACGACGGCGCCGCACACCTGGAGCGCCGGATCGAGCTACGCCTCGCAGGTGTGGTCGACAGCGACGGCGCCGGTCTTCGGCCTGATCAGCGCCGCGATGGGGCTGATGCTGGTCTTCGCGCTGTTTTCGCTCGCGACGACCCAGAGCGTGCTTGGCGTGCCGCTCCCGACCGGTGTTCCCCTCTGGGCCGGTTTCGTGATCGTGATCGGCATCTACCAGGTGATCGCGATGCCGTTCATCGCCGCGCACCGGACCGCCTCACGCCCGGGACCGCCAGGACTGCTGCTCTGGATGTCGCCGGTGTCGAACCTGCTGTGGATGGGCGCAATCGGCTACAGCCTGTGGTACGGCTACCACCACGTTCCCGCCGTGCACGACGCCATCGACGCCGTCATCACCACGCTGCGCCACACGGCGGCGGAGATGCCGGAGAAGTGAGCGCGCCGAGGGCGGACCTGAAGGTCCGCGCTACACCCCCTGAGAGCGACACGGCAGGCCGGACCTCGAGGTCCGGCGCACGCAGATGTAGGCCGGACCTTCGGGTCCGGCACTAGCAGATGTCGGCCAGGCCTTCAGGTCGGCGCACGTAGATGTAGGCCGGACCTTCAGGTCCGGCGCGCTAACTCCTCGCGATCTCGTCGTAGAGAAAGGCCGACGCGATGATGCCGCCGTGGAAATTCCCCAGGTCCAGTTTTTCGTTGGGGGCGTGCGCGTTCTCGTCGGGCAAGCCGACGCCGAAGAGCACTGACGGCAGCCCGAGGATCTCCTGGAACGTCGCGACGACAGGGATCGAGCCGCCTTCGCGGTTGAAAACGGGATCCTGGCCGAAACCCTGCTTGATGGCGCGGCCGGCGGCCTGCACGAACTTGTTGTCGAACTCGGTCATCCACGGCTTGCCGCCGTGCATGCGCGTCACCTTCACCTCGACGGTCTTCGGCGCCGCCTTCTTCACGTAGTCTTCGAAGAGCTGCGCGATCGTGTCCGGATCCTGGTTCGGCACCAGACGCATGCTGACCTTGGCCATCGCCACCGCCGGGATGACAGTCTTGGCGCCTTCGCCGGTGAAACCCGAAAGGATGCCGTTGACCTCGAAGGTCGGCCGCGCCCAGACGCGCTCCAGCGTCGAGTAGCCGGTTTCGCCCCACAGCTTGGGCGCGCCCAGCTCACGAGCGTAGCGCTTCTCGTTGAAGGGCAGCTTCTTCCATTGCTCGCGCTCGGCGTCGGTCAACTCGCGCACGGCGTCATAGAAGCCAGGGATCTTGATATGGCCGCCCCGATCCTTCATCTGCGCCAGCAGGTTGGCGAGCACGAACGCGGGATTGGCGACGGCGCCGCCGAACGATCCCGAGTGCAGATCCGACTTGGTGCCGCGCAGATCGATCTGGAAGTAGACGAGCCCGCGCAGGCCGTAGCAGATCGACGGGATGCCGCGGTCGAACATCGGCGAGTCGGAGATGACGACGACGTCGGCCGCGAGTTCGTCGCGGTGATCCTTGACGAAGTTGTCGAGATTGGCGGAGCCGACCTCTTCTTCCCCTTCGAGGATCACCTTGATGTTGCACGGCAGCCGGCCGTTCTGCTTCAGGTGGGCCTCGATGGCCTTGAAGTGCATGAACACCTGGCCCTTGTCATCGGCGGCGCCGCGCGCATAGATTTCGCCGTCGCGCACCGTCGCCTCGAAGGGCGGCGACTCCCACAGATTCAACGGATCGACCGGCTGCACGTCGTAGTGGCCGTAGAACAGGATCGTCGGCGCCCCAGGCGCGTTCAGCCAGTCGCCGTAGACGACGGGAAAGCCGGGCGTCTCGACCAGCCGCACGTTCTCCATGCCGATGCGGCGCATCTCGTCGGCCGTCCACGCGGCGCAGCGTTTGACGTCGCCGGCGTGCTCGGGCAGCGCGCTGATACTCGGGATCGCGAGATAGGCCTTGAGTTCGTCGACGTACTTGTCGCGATTCGTGTTGATGAAATCGATGACTGCATTCATGTCGGTGCCAAAGGTGCTAAGGGTGCCGGGGGTGCTAGGGTGCTGGTGCTAAGGGTGCTGAAGGGTGCGCAGGGTGCGCAGGGTGCGCAGGGTGCGCAGGGTGCGAAGGGTGCGAAGGGTGCGAAGGGTGCCGTGCGCAGAAACTGCGACGTTTTCGGGACACTCTTCTCACCGCCTCATTTTGCCTCGTAAATCGACGCCAGATCAACGGCACGGATCTCGCCATGAGCAGAGACCATGCCGAGATCGCACGAAGATCTGATTTGCTGGCGACTGGCCGACGAGTTGCGGCAGATGATCATCCATCACACCGAGTCCGCACCGGCCTCGAAGGACTTCCGGTTTACGAGCAACCTGCGCGACGCCGTCTCGTCGGCGTGCCGCAATCAGGCGGAAGGCTTCTACAAGTTCAGGCACAAGGAACAGAAGCCCTACTTCAAGACCGCCCGCGCCTCGCTCGGCGAGACCAAAGACTGTATCCGCGACGGCAAGCAACGCGGCTATTTCTCTCCCGAGGTCGCCGAGCAGATGACCAACCTCTGCGGCCGAGCCATGATCGCCAACCTGCGATGGCTCAAGACACTGGATCGCCCCGACCCCGACTAGCCAAGAGCACCCTTGGCCCCAGCACCTTTGGCGCCAGCACCTTTAGCACCCTTAGCACCCTAGCACCAGCACCCTTAGCACCTTTGGCGCCCTTAGCACCCTTAGCACTGTCGCCCGTCCCCGCGCGTCATCCTTTCTCGATCGGCAACTCCTCCCTGTCCCCCCATTCCTTCCACGACCCGGTGTAATTGCGCACCCTCGGGTACCCGAGCAGGCGCAGCGCGAGATACGCATGCGCGGCGCGGTACCCGCCCTGGCAGTACGCGACGATCTCCTTGTCGGGCGTGACCCCCGCCTGCTCGTAGAGCGCGCGCAGTTCCGCCGCCGGCTTGAACGACCCGTCGGAGGCGAGATTGCGTTTCCACTCGACGTGGGCGGCGCCGGGAATCCGGCCGCCGCGTTTCGCGCGGACCAGCGTGCCGTGATACTCCTCGTCGCTGCGGGTGTCGAGGATCACCGCGTCGGCGCTGCCGAGCCGCGCCTGGACGTCGCGCCAGGTGGCCAGCGTCTCGGCTCGCGGCGCGCCGCTCCAGGCGCTCAGCGCCGGCGCCGCCGCCTCACGCGTGACCGGCAGCCCCGCCGACACCCACGCCCCAAACCCTCCGTCGAGCACCTGCACCTGCGCGTGGCCGAAGTACTCGAGGAACCAGAACGCGCGCGCGGCCCGCATTCCCGACTGATGATCGTAGACGACGACCGGAGTCGCCGCGTCGACCCCACGCAGGTTGAGCAGATGGTCGATGATCCACATGAACGCCTTCAACGGCGCCGGATCGGTGTCGACGAGCGAGAGCCCCCAGAGATCGAGGTGCACCGCGCCGGGCAGGTGGCCGGCGGCAAAGTCCTCGGCCGGACGCAGATCGAGGACGAGCCGTTTGGGCGGAGCGGCCAGCGCCGCCGACAGCGCGGCCGGAGTGGTCAGCAACTGGGCGTTCGGGTAGGTCTCCATCGCTGCCAGCCTACACCGGACGCGCCGTCCCGGCGCGGCGCGGGCGCGTCTCGTCTTGACGGCTCCGTCTTTACACGGCAAAGTAGATCCATGGACACCGCGCGCGCCCTGGACCAGATCGCCGAGATCCATCGCCAGATGGCGAAGGGCGAGGTCTACCGCGGCTATCGGTCGCTGCCGGTCGCCTCGTCGGGCGCGATCGGCCTTGCCGCCGCCTGGCTGCAGCCGGAAGGCCTGCACCGCGATCCGCTCGGGTTCATGCTGTACTGGACGACGATCGCCGTCGCGGCGGCGTTCGTCGGCACCTGCGAAATCGTCTACAACTACGTCGTTCACGAAGAGGCGAGCGGACGGCGACAGACCCGTCGCGTGATCGGTCAGTTCCTGCCGAGCCTCGCCGCCGGCGTGGCGATCACGATCTGCCTCCCCTCAGGACACGGGGGACTGACGCCGCTGCTGCCCGGGCTGTGGGCGATCTGTTTCGGCACCGGGGTGAGCGCCTGCCGTCCGTACCTGCCGCGCGCCAGCGGCTGGATCGCGTTGTTCTATCTCGTCTCGGGAAGCGCGCTGCTGTGGAAGGCGCCAGGGCCGGACGCGTTGAGCGGCTGGGCGGTCGGCGGCACCTTCGGCGCCGGCCAGCTGCTGTCGGCAGCCGTGCTCTGGTGGAACCTCGAACGATCCCACGATCTGCCGTGAGACCCAAAAACCATGCCCCGTAAACATCCGCACCGCGACGAACCTGGCCGATACGCCTACGAGGGGCTCGATCGTGTCCTGCACGAAAAAGCCCGCCTCGGGATCATGACGACGCTCGTGACGCGTCCCGAAGGGGTGGTGTTCAACGAGCTGAAACGGCTCTGCGCGCTCACCGACGGCAACCTGAGCCGGCACATCGACGTGCTGCAGGAGGCCGGACTTCTGGAAGCCTGGCGCGGCGCCGAAGGTGGACGGCCGCAGACGCTGTATCGCATGACACCCGACGGCCGGGCCCGCTTCGTGGCCTATCTCGAGGAACTCGAACAGGTGGTTCGCGACGCGCTGCCCAAAGCGGCGCGCAAGCTGGAACGGGCGCCGGATCTGCCGCCGGGCTACCAGCCGGCCTGAGGACAGTCGGCGGTGGCGGGCGTCAACAGATCACCCGGTCTCCTGCCTTCTCCCTTCTGCTCCCAGCTTCACCAGATGGGCGCGGACGCTCTCGGCCGCAGCGTCGGCGAGCGATTCGGGCAATGCCGGATACACGCGGCGTACGATATCCGGCACCGTGCGGGCGCCGTCGAGGATCGCCTTGAGAATCTGCTGCTCACGCTGCTCGCGGTGCGCGAGGTAGGCATCGATCAGCGCGATCGGATCCTCGACGATCGGTCCGTGGCCGGGCAGCAGGCGGCGCGGTGCCAGATCGCGCACCCTGCGAAGCGACTCGAGATATGCGCGCAGGTTGCCCCCCTTGCTCGCAGGAATCACGATCGAGCCGTCGCGACGCACCAGGTCGCCGCAGAAGAGATCGCCCGAGGCGCGATCGAAGAAGCACAGGTGATCCGGCGAGTGTCCGGGGGTCGGAACGATCTCCAGCTCGCCATCGCCGGCAGGCACCGGGGCGGTGCCTGATTCGACCACGAGCAGCGCTTTCCAGCGATCCTTGAGCGCCGGCAGACCACTGACGTGATCCGGATGCCAGTGGGTGATGAGCACGCGGGCGAGCGGCGCGCCA
Coding sequences within:
- a CDS encoding PspC domain-containing protein, with amino-acid sequence MQKVVAINLNGRAYHVEEPGYDALVAYLDRAGARLADNPDRAEILADLEQAIADKCERLLGPHKTVVGSAEIDRILTEMGPVDAGASDTAAAGDAAAAGEKAAGAGGATRRLYQIREGAMISGLCTGLAAYLDIDVTFVRVAFVALAVLTRGAWLLVYGVLMFVIPYAETSEERAAARGRPFTAQALIDQTKRNYANFRNHKDWKRHWWRQQREWKRRWLYTTAPHTWSAGSSYASQVWSTATAPVFGLISAAMGLMLVFALFSLATTQSVLGVPLPTGVPLWAGFVIVIGIYQVIAMPFIAAHRTASRPGPPGLLLWMSPVSNLLWMGAIGYSLWYGYHHVPAVHDAIDAVITTLRHTAAEMPEK
- a CDS encoding dipeptidase, translated to MNAVIDFINTNRDKYVDELKAYLAIPSISALPEHAGDVKRCAAWTADEMRRIGMENVRLVETPGFPVVYGDWLNAPGAPTILFYGHYDVQPVDPLNLWESPPFEATVRDGEIYARGAADDKGQVFMHFKAIEAHLKQNGRLPCNIKVILEGEEEVGSANLDNFVKDHRDELAADVVVISDSPMFDRGIPSICYGLRGLVYFQIDLRGTKSDLHSGSFGGAVANPAFVLANLLAQMKDRGGHIKIPGFYDAVRELTDAEREQWKKLPFNEKRYARELGAPKLWGETGYSTLERVWARPTFEVNGILSGFTGEGAKTVIPAVAMAKVSMRLVPNQDPDTIAQLFEDYVKKAAPKTVEVKVTRMHGGKPWMTEFDNKFVQAAGRAIKQGFGQDPVFNREGGSIPVVATFQEILGLPSVLFGVGLPDENAHAPNEKLDLGNFHGGIIASAFLYDEIARS
- a CDS encoding four helix bundle protein, with translation MPRSHEDLICWRLADELRQMIIHHTESAPASKDFRFTSNLRDAVSSACRNQAEGFYKFRHKEQKPYFKTARASLGETKDCIRDGKQRGYFSPEVAEQMTNLCGRAMIANLRWLKTLDRPDPD
- a CDS encoding sulfurtransferase is translated as METYPNAQLLTTPAALSAALAAPPKRLVLDLRPAEDFAAGHLPGAVHLDLWGLSLVDTDPAPLKAFMWIIDHLLNLRGVDAATPVVVYDHQSGMRAARAFWFLEYFGHAQVQVLDGGFGAWVSAGLPVTREAAAPALSAWSGAPRAETLATWRDVQARLGSADAVILDTRSDEEYHGTLVRAKRGGRIPGAAHVEWKRNLASDGSFKPAAELRALYEQAGVTPDKEIVAYCQGGYRAAHAYLALRLLGYPRVRNYTGSWKEWGDREELPIEKG
- a CDS encoding transcriptional regulator gives rise to the protein MPRKHPHRDEPGRYAYEGLDRVLHEKARLGIMTTLVTRPEGVVFNELKRLCALTDGNLSRHIDVLQEAGLLEAWRGAEGGRPQTLYRMTPDGRARFVAYLEELEQVVRDALPKAARKLERAPDLPPGYQPA
- a CDS encoding MBL fold metallo-hydrolase: MGDSRAVLVPAGNPSEWTGPTGNNTWLIRGREPALVDAGTGRPEHVAAVAAALDGAPLARVLITHWHPDHVSGLPALKDRWKALLVVESGTAPVPAGDGELEIVPTPGHSPDHLCFFDRASGDLFCGDLVRRDGSIVIPASKGGNLRAYLESLRRVRDLAPRRLLPGHGPIVEDPIALIDAYLAHREQREQQILKAILDGARTVPDIVRRVYPALPESLADAAAESVRAHLVKLGAEGRRQETG